TCAAACTGGGGCCTGCGCAGGGCATCTATTTGTGCAGCACTCGTTGCCGGAACCTTAATATCATTCCCATTTGCATCAGTATCATAAATCAATTCCTGGCCTGTGGCAGGGTCAACGCCGGCATACTCAGCCAAATAAAAAACGCCTAACGGATGTCCTTCATAGGTTGTTATGTTTTTATGCGAACTAACTTGTTCGGGAGTTAATCCCCCCAGGTCCAACACCTCATTTTTATTTCGCGCAATAGTAAGCCTGGAATCCCAGGAAAACTTGCCGGTAATATTCTTTGAAACAAGAGATAGCTCTATGCCCCTGTTTCTTAATTTGCCTGCATTTAATAGTAATCCGCCATCGGCAACTCCAGCAGAAGGAGGTGCGTCGTAACTTAAAAGTAAATGATCTGTAATCCGGTTATAATAATCAAATGCACCAGAAATCCTACTTTTTACGATTTCGAAATCCAATCCCAGGTCAAGCTGTTTAGTCCGCTCCGGTTTCAAATTAAGGGTACCCATACCCACTATTTGAATTCCAGGCTGCTGAAGATATCTTGAATCTGCTGTTAAAAACCATCGCTCAAGTGATGAATAATTTCCAATACCAGAATTACCTGAAGCCCCATAGCTTGCTCTTACTTTGAGCAAATTGATCAATTTTGAGTTCTTAAGAAAATCTTCCCTGGAAAGCAGCCACCCAATTGAAGCAGCAGGAGTGTATATATATTTATTAGCTGCGCCATAACGTGATGACCCATCAAGTCTAACCGTTGCTCCCAAGAGGTATTTGTCTTTATAAGCGTAATTGGCGTTAGCGAAATATCCAACAAAAGTGTAAGTATTGGCTATTAAGTCCTCGGCAGTAAATGCATTTCTGAACGCTCCGGAAGTTGGCTCACGGCTACCTTCACTCGCAAAACCTTCCGCCTCCGCAAAGAAGTAAGGATTTTCATTGTAAATAAATTCAAATCCGCCTACAGCTGTGATCTTATGATCTTCAAAGTTCTTTTTATAATTTGCTACTGCCCTGATGTTATATAAGTCATTTGAATATTTCTCATACGCATTGTAAGCGGTAGGTAAACCAGATTGCGCCAAAGGCGCGGCTGCTGAGCCCAAGCGGACACGTCTGGAAAGATAATTAGCTGTTTTATGCTGATATTTTTCAAATGCACCATCAATGCGCAAATCAAGGCCATTAGCCAGCAGGTATGTTAAATTTGCTCCTGCTGTAACCCGTCTGGTCGTCTCTTTATTGTCGAAGTCACGTTTGCTTTGAAATGCAGCTACGTTGGTACCTGGCAAATTCAATACCGCAGGATTAATTGCATAAAAATAAGTGCCATTAGGGTTGTAGAATGGATATATTGGTAAATTAGCTTGCGCCGCATTGAATCCCCCTCCTGATCCATAACCAACGGGCATACTGTTATAGTCGATAAAACTTATAGCCGTACTTACCCCAATATTCAATCGCTTACTGATCTGATTTGAGATCCCAACTCTACCAGAATAACGCGAAAGGTCATTACCAGTTATAATGCCTTTTTCTTTATGATAATTACCCGATAAATAAAATGAAGATTTGCTACTCCCATAACTCGTAGAAAAATTCAATTGTTCCATTCGTCCATGATCCAATATCTGATCCAGGTTATTGGTATTCGTAGCTTCTGCCTCTGCTCTGCTGAAAGCAGGAACTGCGGGTAGGGCTGCCTGCCCGGCATTCCCGCTATTTACCCAGGCCCTGTCAAGTTGTTGCAAGTATTGCGAACCATTTAAGCTATTTATACGATTAGTTGCC
The Pedobacter sp. MC2016-14 DNA segment above includes these coding regions:
- a CDS encoding SusC/RagA family TonB-linked outer membrane protein, translating into MIKTLLYTFLTLQVAAVSAQVKAIKTNVPDNKIVRSDTLPKQLIPLGYNFLAPNRISGAVASVKAPALQNMLVPNFQTALQGQVAGLHVIQANGQPATDVVMRLRGTSSIYAETQPLFVIDGVPVYSGPREHETKGIAAGWGTTFNPLSDLDLDNIQSVEVLKDAASTAIYGTRGGNGVILVTTKKSEKDKSAINIDHYQGITQATNRINSLNGSQYLQQLDRAWVNSGNAGQAALPAVPAFSRAEAEATNTNNLDQILDHGRMEQLNFSTSYGSSKSSFYLSGNYHKEKGIITGNDLSRYSGRVGISNQISKRLNIGVSTAISFIDYNSMPVGYGSGGGFNAAQANLPIYPFYNPNGTYFYAINPAVLNLPGTNVAAFQSKRDFDNKETTRRVTAGANLTYLLANGLDLRIDGAFEKYQHKTANYLSRRVRLGSAAAPLAQSGLPTAYNAYEKYSNDLYNIRAVANYKKNFEDHKITAVGGFEFIYNENPYFFAEAEGFASEGSREPTSGAFRNAFTAEDLIANTYTFVGYFANANYAYKDKYLLGATVRLDGSSRYGAANKYIYTPAASIGWLLSREDFLKNSKLINLLKVRASYGASGNSGIGNYSSLERWFLTADSRYLQQPGIQIVGMGTLNLKPERTKQLDLGLDFEIVKSRISGAFDYYNRITDHLLLSYDAPPSAGVADGGLLLNAGKLRNRGIELSLVSKNITGKFSWDSRLTIARNKNEVLDLGGLTPEQVSSHKNITTYEGHPLGVFYLAEYAGVDPATGQELIYDTDANGNDIKVPATSAAQIDALRRPQFDKPSDPKFFGGVNNTFSYKNFDLSAFITFSYGNYVLDEGERVLSYLTGTNNLRETAADSWTPANGSSDFPRLLYNDPIAGSNTTRFLHDASYLRMKNITLGYSFKNQIKKLKFLKEARLFISAQNLFTVTSFPGWDPEVSGNYTANVARSLNQGITYMDVPQLRTFAAGFNLRF